One stretch of Mycolicibacterium fallax DNA includes these proteins:
- a CDS encoding acyl-CoA dehydrogenase family protein, translated as MGQVLKYDRTLFEPEHELFRESYRAFLDKHVAPYHEQWEKDKIVDRGVWVEAGKQGFLGMAVPEEFGGGGTDDFRYNVVLVEETVAGRYSGLGFSLHNDVCLPYLLRLCNDEQKQRWLPGFCSGELITAIAMTEPGTGSDLQGIKTRAVRDGDHYILNGSKTFITNGIHSDLVIVVAQTDPDKGALGFSLLVVERGMAGFERGRHLDKMGLDAQDTAELSFTDVRVPVANLLGEEGQGFVYLMQNLPQERISIAVMAAAAMEAVLEETLQYTKDRKAFGRSIGSFQNSRFLLAELATETTAVRIMIDEFLKLHLEEKLTIEQAAMAKWWSTEQQVKLIDRCLQLHGGYGYMREYPVARAYMDARVQTIYGGTTEIMKEIIGRSLGV; from the coding sequence ATGGGCCAGGTCCTGAAGTACGACCGCACGCTGTTCGAGCCCGAGCACGAACTGTTCCGCGAGTCATACCGCGCCTTCCTGGACAAGCACGTCGCGCCGTACCACGAGCAGTGGGAGAAGGACAAGATCGTCGACCGCGGCGTCTGGGTCGAGGCCGGCAAGCAGGGCTTCCTCGGGATGGCGGTGCCCGAGGAGTTCGGCGGCGGCGGCACCGACGACTTCCGCTACAACGTGGTGCTGGTGGAGGAGACCGTCGCGGGCCGCTACAGCGGGCTGGGCTTCTCGCTGCACAACGACGTGTGCCTGCCGTACCTGCTGCGACTGTGCAACGACGAGCAGAAGCAGCGCTGGCTGCCCGGCTTCTGCAGCGGTGAGCTGATCACCGCCATCGCGATGACCGAGCCGGGCACCGGCAGCGACCTGCAGGGCATCAAGACCCGCGCGGTCCGCGACGGTGACCACTACATCCTCAACGGCTCGAAGACCTTCATCACCAACGGCATCCACTCCGACCTGGTGATCGTGGTCGCCCAGACCGACCCGGACAAGGGCGCGCTGGGCTTCTCGCTGCTGGTCGTGGAGCGCGGCATGGCGGGCTTCGAGCGCGGCCGCCACCTGGACAAGATGGGTCTGGACGCCCAGGACACCGCCGAACTGTCCTTCACCGACGTCCGGGTGCCGGTGGCCAACCTGCTCGGCGAGGAGGGTCAGGGCTTCGTCTACCTGATGCAGAACCTGCCCCAGGAGCGGATCTCGATCGCCGTGATGGCCGCCGCCGCGATGGAGGCGGTGCTGGAGGAGACCCTGCAGTACACCAAGGACCGCAAGGCCTTCGGCCGCTCGATCGGCAGCTTCCAGAACAGCCGGTTCCTGCTGGCCGAACTGGCCACCGAGACCACCGCCGTGCGGATCATGATCGACGAGTTCCTCAAGCTGCACCTGGAGGAGAAGCTCACCATCGAGCAGGCCGCGATGGCCAAGTGGTGGTCCACCGAGCAGCAGGTGAAGCTGATCGACCGGTGCCTGCAACTGCACGGCGGCTACGGCTATATGCGGGAATACCCGGTCGCGCGGGCCTACATGGATGCCCGCGTGCAGACCATCTACGGCGGCACCACCGAAATCATGAAGGAAATCATCGGGCGCAGCCTCGGCGTCTGA
- a CDS encoding MoaD/ThiS family protein, with translation MALVRFFAAAAEAAGAPERDSDAATIGELKAALTAQHPRLGELWGCCSVLVDGTRADDGAALPAAATVDVLPPFAGG, from the coding sequence GTGGCACTGGTGCGGTTCTTCGCCGCGGCCGCCGAGGCCGCCGGGGCACCCGAGCGCGACAGCGACGCGGCCACCATCGGTGAGCTGAAGGCGGCGCTGACCGCGCAGCACCCCCGCCTGGGCGAGCTGTGGGGCTGCTGCTCGGTGCTGGTGGACGGCACCCGGGCCGACGACGGCGCCGCGCTGCCCGCAGCTGCGACGGTGGACGTGCTGCCGCCGTTCGCGGGCGGCTAG
- the mobA gene encoding molybdenum cofactor guanylyltransferase, with protein sequence MPGAIVLVGGAGTRLGGRAKPLLRLGGRTLLERSLAALAGCAPIVAVGPVLDPAAGIDWVREDPPRSGPVAAIAAGLAALGPGVPEVLVLAGDLAHPDAVVGRLAGPVRGDAVLLRADGHPQWLAGRYRTAALRDALERFGGPIAGASCRAVLGGLAVQWCDDHDGISADIDTAADLDRVRAAIEGD encoded by the coding sequence GTGCCCGGGGCGATCGTGCTGGTCGGCGGCGCCGGGACGCGCCTGGGTGGGCGGGCCAAGCCGCTGCTGCGCCTGGGCGGGCGCACCCTGCTGGAGCGCAGCCTGGCCGCACTGGCCGGCTGCGCGCCGATCGTGGCGGTCGGCCCGGTGCTGGATCCGGCGGCCGGCATCGACTGGGTCCGGGAGGATCCGCCGCGCTCCGGGCCGGTCGCGGCGATCGCGGCCGGGCTGGCGGCGCTGGGCCCGGGCGTGCCGGAGGTGCTGGTGCTGGCGGGGGACCTGGCCCACCCGGACGCCGTGGTCGGGCGGCTGGCGGGGCCGGTCCGCGGCGACGCGGTGCTGCTGCGGGCCGATGGCCACCCGCAGTGGCTGGCCGGGCGCTACCGGACCGCGGCGCTGCGCGACGCGCTGGAGCGCTTCGGCGGGCCGATCGCCGGCGCGTCCTGCCGCGCCGTGCTCGGCGGCCTGGCCGTGCAGTGGTGCGACGACCATGATGGGATCAGCGCCGACATCGACACCGCGGCCGACCTGGACCGCGTGCGCGCGGCGATCGAAGGAGACTGA
- a CDS encoding molybdenum cofactor biosynthesis protein MoaE, giving the protein MTVALARISDAALSLDEHVAAVDGRTAGAVATFIGQVRDHDPDAADAVVALEYSAHPDAEAVLARLAGAAAGDRATVAVSHRVGRLAVGDAAVMIAVSAAHRDTAFTVCRAVIETIKAELPVWKRQIEADGTERWKGIGG; this is encoded by the coding sequence GTGACGGTCGCACTGGCCCGGATCAGCGACGCGGCTCTGTCGCTCGATGAGCATGTCGCGGCGGTCGACGGCCGGACCGCCGGCGCGGTCGCGACGTTCATCGGGCAGGTCCGCGATCACGATCCCGACGCCGCCGACGCCGTGGTCGCCCTGGAGTACAGCGCCCATCCCGACGCCGAGGCGGTGCTGGCCCGGCTGGCCGGCGCCGCGGCCGGTGATCGGGCGACCGTGGCGGTCAGTCACCGCGTCGGCCGGCTCGCGGTGGGCGATGCGGCGGTGATGATCGCGGTGTCCGCCGCGCACCGGGACACCGCGTTCACGGTGTGCCGCGCGGTGATCGAGACGATCAAGGCCGAGTTGCCGGTGTGGAAGCGGCAGATCGAGGCCGACGGGACCGAGCGCTGGAAAGGGATCGGCGGCTAG
- a CDS encoding MogA/MoaB family molybdenum cofactor biosynthesis protein: protein MISAGVLTVSDRSAAGTRPDTAGPIAVAALREAGFDCAPPRIVADGADRVAAALRAMLADGLRLIVTTGGTGVGPRDATPEGTARVLQRQLPGIADELRRRGLANTPMAMLSRGIAGVVEDALVVNLPGSPKAVAEGMPVVTAVAGHVLSQLSGEDHR from the coding sequence ATGATCTCGGCTGGCGTGCTCACCGTGTCCGACCGGTCGGCCGCGGGCACCCGACCGGACACGGCGGGCCCGATCGCGGTGGCCGCGCTGCGCGAGGCGGGCTTCGACTGCGCGCCGCCGCGGATTGTCGCCGACGGCGCCGACCGCGTCGCGGCAGCGCTGCGGGCGATGCTGGCCGACGGGCTGCGGCTGATCGTGACCACCGGCGGCACCGGGGTCGGGCCGCGCGACGCCACCCCGGAGGGCACCGCCCGGGTGCTGCAGCGACAGCTGCCCGGCATCGCCGACGAGTTGCGCCGCCGCGGCCTGGCCAACACCCCGATGGCGATGCTCAGCCGCGGCATCGCCGGGGTCGTCGAGGACGCCCTGGTGGTGAACCTGCCCGGCTCGCCGAAGGCCGTCGCCGAGGGCATGCCGGTGGTGACCGCGGTCGCCGGCCACGTGCTGTCCCAGCTCAGCGGGGAGGATCACCGGTGA